Proteins encoded within one genomic window of Setaria italica strain Yugu1 chromosome IV, Setaria_italica_v2.0, whole genome shotgun sequence:
- the LOC101765956 gene encoding ubiquitin carboxyl-terminal hydrolase 19: MLGGGGGGGGGAGLGLDLSAVIQAAFVGLVLFSAAVVAVRRAASRYFVVDAAGFAASYDDHHHHHHSLPDYPMSPKGRRQEEGPAAGEVSGSGPCAACGVVTSKKCSRCKRVRYCSQECQTKHWEAGHKSKCKPMNADKLSRGVEANSKKSSGFGRISLVPTSKKIKKGQLLFSYDEFLKLYNWKDFDYIPCGLMNCGNSCFANVVLQCLSCTRPLVAYLLGKDHSRECSTKHEDWCFLCELQFHIQRASESIHPFSPMNILSHLPNIGGNLGYGRQEDAHEFMRFAIDKMQSACLDEYGGEKAVDLSTQETTIIQHIFGGRLQSQVQCTACGMVSNRYDNMMDLTVEIQGDAESLEKCLDQFTAVEWLDGDNKYKCDGCNDYVKARKHLSVHQAPNILTITLKRFQSGRFGKLNKRVTFPMELDLTPYMSSTDGSDLYDLYAVVVHLDMLNASFFGHYICYIKGSRGNWYKIDDCKVMTVDEEEVHAQGAYMLLYSRRTARPRPLATVEEPVKQQQQCKVLPLNGQNHMIPEDATLNCESPLESSVDLLQQDSESNNKSLHKMDIKDQESDLDLHTSIEAEKFVSTEVDLLGSPVSDVLEDTRVPCSPLEASTSLRSVPLSPPVEGGPTTMSSVEFGNSMSEASSVHSFAEQREEPTSCIDSVDYMDVDTEAGTEVERCDEQQPALDGSIRRMDNKTSVPILSNGMAVKPKSTFALGFLDKPSRKRSSFAEEDHVDGNSAGSSRKLNGHCNEYLSGSDQGVLPDSYGNSPSSRSEKCNGDILEKSSNGNYCTVNSDTRSSNSSLHADRRDVPLVSHGFEPRSYSEPSSINKNCSSTSSGKPSKASQGDLSFLPRGFLARPPSRGNSVKVDDRLPFGNGTSSSFENGNSKPSNNIRESVILGTSSDIPMEQKSNGAVVPDHVEERCSDCTINGSLFQVRAATDHLDENSHSIFATNNTSCRQENGSDGTPGVNGMGCQRDDTPSMLVSKKSTGSEHDGLRRRVTSKFFEQNGIDAQ; encoded by the exons ATGctgggcggaggtggaggcggaggcggcggcgcgggcctgGGACTCGACCTCTCGGCGGTGATTCAGGCGGCGTTCGTCGGGCTCGTGCTCTTCTccgcggccgtcgtcgccgtgcGCCGTGCCGCCTCGCGCTACTtcgtcgtcgacgccgcggGGTTCGCCGCCTCCTACGacgatcaccaccaccaccaccacagcttGCCCGACTACCCGATGTCGCCCAAGGGGAGGCGGCAGGAGGAGGggcccgccgccggggaggtCTCCGGGTCCGGGCCCTGCGCCGCGTGCGGCGTCGTCACCTCCAAGAAGTGCTCCCGGTGCAAGCGCGTGCGGTACTG TTCTCAAGAATGTCAGACAAAGCATTGGGAAGCTGGTCATAAATCCAAGTGCAAACCGATGAATGCTGACAAGTTATCCCGTGGAGTTGAGGCCAACAGCAAGAAATCATCAGGTTTCGGTCGCATCTCATTGGTGCCCACcagtaaaaaaataaagaag GGTCAGCTACTCTTTTCTTATGACGAATTTTTAAAGCTGTACAATTGGAAGGACTTCGATTACATACCTTGTGGGCTTATGAATTGTGGCAACAG TTGCTTTGCTAACGTGGTTTTACAATGTCTCTCATGCACGAGACCACTTGTGGCCTATCTTTTAGGAAAAGACCATAGCAGGGAAT GTTCTACGAAACATGAAGAttggtgtttcttgtgtgagcTCCAATTTCATATTCAAAGAGCTAGTGAAAGTATACACCCATTTTCTCCTATGAACATTCTTTCTCATCTGCCAAATATTGGTGGCAATCTGGGCTATGGCAGGCAAGAGGATGCTCATGAATTCATGAG GTTTGCAATTGATAAGATGCAATCTGCTTGTCTTGATGAATATGGAGGTGAGAAGGCTGTAGATCTTAGCACCCAAGAGACAACCATAATTCAGCACATATTTGGTGGGCGTCTGCAGTCACAG GTTCAATGTACCGCATGCGGAATGGTCTCAAACCGTTATGACAATATGATGGACTTGACAGTTGAAATTCAAGGTGATGCTGAATCCTTGGAAAAGTGCTTGGATCAGTTTACTGCTGTCGAGTGGCTTGATGGAGATAATAAGTATAAATGTGATGG ATGCAATGACTATGTGAAAGCACGGAAGCATCTTTCAGTTCATCAAGCTCCAAATATACTCACTATCACTCTCAAAAGATTTCAG AGTGGTAGATTTGGGAAACTGAACAAGAGAGTTACATTCCCTATGGAGTTAGATCTAACACCATACATGAGTAGTACTGATGGAAGTGACCTTTATGATCTCTATGCTGTCGTTGTTCATCTGGATATGCTGAATGCGTCATTTTTTGGCCATTACATATGTTACATCAAAGGTTCTCGAGGAAATTGGTATAAAATCGATGATTGCAAG GTTATGACTGTTGATGAGGAGGAAGTACATGCTCAAGGTGCTTATATGCTTCTATATAGCAG GAGAACTGCTCGTCCCAGGCCACTTGCTACAGTTGAGGAACCTGTGAAACAGCAACAACAGTGCAAAGTGCTCCCTTTAAATGGACAAAACCATATGATACCAGAGGATGCAACATTAAACTGTGAATCACCTTTGGAGTCTTCAGTAGATCTGTTACAACAGGATTCTGAATCCAATAATAAATCTTTGCATAAAATGGATATCAAGGACCAGGAATCAGACTTGGATCTACATACAAGCATTGAGGCTGAGAAATTCGTTAGCACTGAAGTAGATTTGCTAGGTTCACCAGTATCAGATGTTCTTGAAGATACTAGAGTTCCATGTTCTCCATTGGAAGCCTCTACTTCCTTGAGATCTGTGCCACTTAGCCCTCCGGTTGAAGGTGGTCCTACTACCATGAGCTCTGTGGAATTTGGCAATTCCATGAGTGAAGCGTCTTCAGTTCATTCCTTTGCAGAGCAACGTGAGGAGCCCACCTCATGTATTGATTCAGTTGATTATATGGATGTTGATACTGAAGCTGGCACAGAAGTTGAGAGATGTGATGAACAACAACCTGCCTTAGATGGTTCAATCAGAAGGATGGACAATAAAACATCAGTCCCAATCTTATCAAATGGGATGGCAGTAAAACCAAAATCAACATTTGCTCTTGGTTTCCTTGATAAGCCCTCAAGAAAGAGGTCTTCCTTTGCCGAAGAGGATCACGTTGATGGCAATAGTGCTGGTTCCTCTCGAAAGTTAAATGGCCATTGCAATGAATATCTCAGCGGCTCAGACCAAGGAGTTCTTCCCGATTCCTATGGCAACAGCCCGTCATCAAGAAGTGAAAAGTGCAATGGAGATATTTTGGAAAAATCCAGTAATGGCAATTACTGCACGGTCAATAGTGATACACGATCTAGCAATAGCTCTTTGCATGCAGACAGGCGAGATGTGCCTTTAGTTTCTCATGGTTTTGAGCCAAGATCTTACAGTGAACCATCAAGCATCAACAAAAACTGCAGTAGTACAAGCAGTGGGAAACCATCAAAAGCTTCCCAAGGGGATCTGTCATTCTTACCCAGGGGCTTCCTCGCAAGGCCGCCTTCTAGAGGAAATTCAGTCAAAGTAGATGATCGTTTGCCGTTTGGTAATGGTACATCATCATCCTTTGAGAATGGCAACAGCAAGCCAAGTAATAACATCAGGGAATCTGTCATCCTAGGCACAAGCTCTGACATTCCTATGGAGCAAAAATCTAATGGTGCTGTAGTGCCTGACCATGTAGAAGAAAGGTGTTCAGATTGCACAATAAATGGCTCTTTGTTCCAAGTAAGAGCAGCTACTGACCACCTTGATGAAAATAGCCATTCAATTTTTGCCACCAATAATACCAGTTGTCGGCAAGAAAATGGCAGTGATGGAACCCCCGGTGTGAATGGCATGGGTTGCCAAAGGGATGACACACCTTCCATGTTGGTCTCCAAGAAAAGCACGGGATCTGAGCATGATGGATTGCGACGACGAGTAACCTCAAAATTTTTTGAGCAGAATGGTATTGATGCCCAATAG
- the LOC101766365 gene encoding uncharacterized protein LOC101766365 isoform X2, protein MDQQTKVVTCTAAAYMLLSMMAMVIIESRKRKQHARREGITYGPIDERDRMRLEYLNNKIWKDDTVCVNMLRLNRAKFFRFCNLFRDRGLLEDTIHCCVEQQVAMFLNTVGHNLRNRVVGTNFDRSGETVSRYFNRVLRAVGELRGELITPPSLETPTKIQGNHRWDPYFKDCIGAIDGTHVRASVPKDMELAFRGRKSYASQNVMAAVDFDLRFTYVLAGWEGTAHDALVLRDALERENGLRVPQGKFYLVDAGYGAKPGFLPPFRGVRYHLNEWGNNPVQNEKELFNLRHSSLRITVERAFGCLKRRFKILDDATPFFPFPTQVDIVVACCIIHNWVIQDGIDEFFIEDNNFSSYNHATTYSGQAHEHTEMGLGRGTGVAAWTAPMSNFMLKNLANVVASGVKTGKGFKKVYFNACARAVNEKFNTTLNGEQIKNHLKTWQRKWAKITRLKSLSASGFDEENYIITLDEEHYNGHVHDHKADAEYLNKPLENYAEMETIFGKDMATGKFAKDSSAPLGTEDGDTEDGAANGTEEDPSSAFEEGATSNARPNKRAKIVESAEEGLIGAFNRVGDKLAMAITQVAKSNNELLEDLFDKVNSLSVSGFNDLQISTYYAHLVANPLIGKAFYGLPFQHQLHWMAMFVSERFPGQ, encoded by the exons ATGGATCAACAAACCAAGGTTGTTACTTGTACTGCTGCTGCATATATGTTGTTGTCAATGATGGCCATGGTTATTATTGAGTCTAGAAAACGTAAGCAACATGCAAGGAGAGAAGGTATTACTTATGGACCTATCGATGAAAGGGATAGGATGAGACTTGAGTACTTAAACaacaaaatttggaaggatGATACAGTTTGTGTGAACATGCTAAGACTAAATAGAGCCAAGTTCTTtcggttttgcaacctattcagGGATCGTGGTTTGCTTGAAGATACCATCCATTGTTGTGTTGAGCAGCAAGTGGCAATGTTTCTAAATACCGTGGGGCACAACCTTAGGAACAGAGTAGTTGGGACTAATTTTGATAGATCCGGAGAAACAGTCAGTCGTTATTTTAACAGGGTTCTTCGTGCTGTTGGTGAGCTACGAGGGGAATTAATTACGCCTCCATCATTGGAAACTCCTACTAAAATACAAGGGAACCATAGATGGGATCCTTACTTTAAGGATTGTATTGGAGCCATCGATGGTACACATGTAAGAGCCTCTGTTCCTAAAGATATGGAGTTAGCCTTTCGTGGTAGGAAGTCATATGCCTCTCAAAATGTAATGGCTGCCGTAGATTTTGATCTCCGGTTCACCTATGTATTGGCTGGTTGGGAGGGGACAGCACATGATGCACTAGTGTTAAGAGATGCTTTGGAGCGTGAGAATGGACTTCGAGTGCCACAAG GAAAATTCTACCTAGTTGATGCCGGATATGGAGCAAAACCAGGATTCTTGCCCCCTTTTCGTGGTGTTCGTTatcacttgaatgagtgggggAATAATCCTGTCCAAAATGAGAAGGAGCTATTCAACCTTAGGCACTCATCTCTTCGTATCACAGTAGAGCGTGCATTTGGGTGTCTAAAGAGAAGATTCAAAATTCTCGATGATGCcactcctttctttcctttcccaaCTCAAGTAGACATTGTTGTTGCTTGCTGCATCATTCACAATTGGGTTATACAAGATGGAATTGATGAGTTCTTCATAGAAGACAATAATTTTTCAAGTTATAACCATGCTACAACATACAGTGGACAAGCACATGAGCATACCGAGATG GGACTTGGGAGAGGTACTGGTGTGGCTGCCTGGACAGCGCCAATGTCCAATTTCATGCTGAAAAATCTTGCCAATGTCGTTGCCAGTGGTGTTAAAACAGGAAAGGGCTTCAAAAAGGTCTATTTCAATGCATGTGCTAGAGCTGTCAATGAAAAATTCAACACTACGCTCAATGGTGAGCAGATTAAGAACCATCTGAAGACATGGCAAAGAAAGTGGGCAAAGATAACACGACTCAAGAGCTTGAGTGCATCTGGATTCGATGAAGAGAACTACATCATCACCCTTGATGAGGAGCACTACAATGGCCATGTGCAC GATCACAAGGCTGATGCCGAGTATTTAAACAAGCCTCTTGAGAACTATGCTGAGATGGAAACAATCTTTGGGAAGGATATGGCTACTGGCAAGTTTGCAAAGGATTCAAGTGCTCCTCTTGGTACAGAAGATGGTGATACTGAAGATGGGGCTGCAAATGGTACAGAAGAGGATCCTAGTAGTGCTTTTGAGGAAGGGGCAACATCTAATGCAAGACCTAACAAGAGGGCCAAGATTGTTGAAAGTGCAGAGGAGGGGTTGATTGGTGCGTTCAACAGAGTTGGTGACAAGCTTGCCATGGCTATAACGCAGGTTGCTAAATCTAATAATGAGCTGCTAGAAGATCTCTTTGACAAAGTGAATagcctttcagtttcaggctttAATGATCTTCAGATATCCACATACTATGCGCATCTGGTGGCCAATCCTCTCATTGGTAAAGCTTTCTATGGCTTGCCATTTCAGCACCAGTTACATTGGATGGCTATGTTTGTTAGTGAGAGGTTCCCTGGACAGTAG
- the LOC101766365 gene encoding uncharacterized protein LOC101766365 isoform X1, whose translation MDGHVEGLGRGTGVAAWTAPMSNFMLKNLANVVASGVKTGKGFKKVYFNACARAVNEKFNTTLNGEQIKNHLKTWQRKWAKITRLKSLSASGFDEENYIITLDEEHYNGHVHDHKADAEYLNKPLENYAEMETIFGKDMATGKFAKDSSAPLGTEDGDTEDGAANGTEEDPSSAFEEGATSNARPNKRAKIVESAEEGLIGAFNRVGDKLAMAITQVAKSNNELLEDLFDKVNSLSVSGFNDLQISTYYAHLVANPLIGKAFYGLPFQHQLHWMAMFVSERFPGQ comes from the exons ATGGATGGTCATGTTGAGGGACTTGGGAGAGGTACTGGTGTGGCTGCCTGGACAGCGCCAATGTCCAATTTCATGCTGAAAAATCTTGCCAATGTCGTTGCCAGTGGTGTTAAAACAGGAAAGGGCTTCAAAAAGGTCTATTTCAATGCATGTGCTAGAGCTGTCAATGAAAAATTCAACACTACGCTCAATGGTGAGCAGATTAAGAACCATCTGAAGACATGGCAAAGAAAGTGGGCAAAGATAACACGACTCAAGAGCTTGAGTGCATCTGGATTCGATGAAGAGAACTACATCATCACCCTTGATGAGGAGCACTACAATGGCCATGTGCAC GATCACAAGGCTGATGCCGAGTATTTAAACAAGCCTCTTGAGAACTATGCTGAGATGGAAACAATCTTTGGGAAGGATATGGCTACTGGCAAGTTTGCAAAGGATTCAAGTGCTCCTCTTGGTACAGAAGATGGTGATACTGAAGATGGGGCTGCAAATGGTACAGAAGAGGATCCTAGTAGTGCTTTTGAGGAAGGGGCAACATCTAATGCAAGACCTAACAAGAGGGCCAAGATTGTTGAAAGTGCAGAGGAGGGGTTGATTGGTGCGTTCAACAGAGTTGGTGACAAGCTTGCCATGGCTATAACGCAGGTTGCTAAATCTAATAATGAGCTGCTAGAAGATCTCTTTGACAAAGTGAATagcctttcagtttcaggctttAATGATCTTCAGATATCCACATACTATGCGCATCTGGTGGCCAATCCTCTCATTGGTAAAGCTTTCTATGGCTTGCCATTTCAGCACCAGTTACATTGGATGGCTATGTTTGTTAGTGAGAGGTTCCCTGGACAGTAG
- the LOC105914302 gene encoding uncharacterized protein LOC105914302 — MESWEDEVRRFMLEEEEEDGELFLVMVPALQQCLYEEKRSEHTSTLPGAEKVIQILEGHENWCKVEFRMEPEIFRVIANYLRVENLLRDTRGVRVEEQLGMFMFMLSHNASTDRLKKEFQHSGEIIHRKIIEFFDIIPALTHRFLKLLNVNHTHVKIASDSRFMPFF; from the coding sequence atggaatcttgggaggatgaagttaggagattcatgctagaggaggaagaagaggatggcgAACTATTCCTAGTTATGGTTCCCGCTCTTCAGCAGTGTTTATATGAGGAGAAAAGGTCGGAGCATACCTCAACTCTGCCTGGTGCTGAAAAGGTCATACAAATCTTGGAAGGCCACGAAAATTGGTGCAAAGTGGAGTTCAGAATGGAGCCTGAGATATTTAGAGTTATAGCAAATTATCTTAGAGTGGAGAACTTATTACGTGACACCCGTGGTGTTAGAGTTGAGGAGCAGCTAGGAATGTTTATGTTCATGCTCTCTCATAATGCAAGCACCGATAGGCTAAAAAAGGAATTCCAACATAGTGGTGAGATAATTCATAGGAAAATAATAGAGTTCTTCGATATAATTCCAGCATTAACTCATAGATTCTTGAAGCTCCTAAATGTGAATCATACACATGTGAAGATTGCATCAGACTCTCGCTTTATGCCTTTCTTCTAG